The DNA segment TAGAGCAAGTCGGACTTGAAACCTTTGTTGTTCATCACGAAGTGGCACAAGGACAAGGTGAAATAGGTGTAAAATTTGGCACACTTGTTGAAGCGGCTGATAATGTGCAAATTTACAAATACGTCGTAAAAATGGTAGCTCATCTAAACGGCAAAACTGCCACATTTATGCCAAAACCGCTTTATGGCGATAACGGAAGCGGTATGCACGTACATCAGTCTATTTGGAAAGACGGCAAAAACTTATTTTATAGTGCGGAGGGTTACTGCAAACTAAGCGATATGGCACGTCACTATATTGGCGGAGTGCTAAAACACGCACGTTCAGTCGCAGCCTTTACAAACCCAAGCACAAATAGCTATAAACGCCTAATTCCAGGCTTTGAAGCACCTTCGATCCTAACATACTCAAGCCAAAACCGCTCAGCTTCAGTGCGTATCCCATATGGCTCTGGCGAAAAGTCAGTAAGAGCTGAAATGCGTTTCCCTGATAGCACCGCGTGTCCGTATTTGGCATTTACAGCAATGCTTATGGCTGGGATTGACGGCATTAAAAACAAAACTGAGCCAGTTGGTCCAATGGATGAGAATTTGTTTAAACTAACACTTGATGAAATTCGCGAAAAAGGCATAGAGCAACTTCCACACACGCTCAGAGGTAGCCTTGAAGCGTTAATTCGCGACAACGCATATCTTAAACCTGTAATGACCGATGAGTTTATAGATACGTTTCAGCACTACAAATTTGAAACGCAAGTATGGCCTTATGAAGCTCGTCCAACAGCTTATGAGTTTAAAACCTGCTACTCTTGCTAATTTAGGGGCTTTTGCCCCTTTAAATATCTGTAAAAAGTAAAACAAAAGCTAAAAAAATCATCAAAATTCCAACAAAAATTTCTAAAATTTTCCAAGAAAGTGGCTTTTTAAAAAATGGAGAGAGTAGCCTTGAGGCGTATCCAAGTGTAAAAAAGAACACAAAAGAGGCACAAGCAGCACCGTAACCAAAAATCAAATTTTTATTACCAAATCCAGCAGACACCGAGCCAATAAGCAACATCGTATCAAGATATACGTGTGGATTTAGCCAGGTAAATGCAAGTGTCAAAAGTATCGTTTTTCTAACTCCATGCGTTGGTTTATCATCAAAATTTAGCGCGTGTTTAAGCTTAAAAGCAGTATAAAAACTCTTTATGCCGTAGCAAAAAAGAAAGCAAAAACCGCCATAAATCGCAATTTGTTTTATTGCTGGGAATTTTTCTATGATGTATCCAAGCCCCAAAATTCCGCCAAAAATTAGCACAGCGTCAGAGATAGCACAAATCAGACAGATGATAAAAACATTTTGCTTTAAAATACCCTGCTTTAGCACAAATGCGTTTTGTGCTCCAATCGCTAAAATAAGCGATAAGCTCGTGCCAAAACCAGAAAAAAATGCCTCCATAAATTTCCTTTATCTTAAATTTTTTATACCAAATTTTAAAAGCTCAGCTTTAAAGAATTTATTTAAATCCTTTAAGCTCTCATCGTCCATTTGTATGAGTTTTAAACGATGTTTTTTGTAAATTTTTATCTTTTTTGCCTTGCGTTTTACATAATTTGGCGTATTTAGACCCCAAAATTCTATGTAAATTTCAAAATCCACTAGATAAAAATCGCTAATTACACGCTCTTTTGCCTGAATTCTTTTTTCATAAATAAAGCTAAATCCGTGATGAAAAAGCCAGTTTGCAATGACTAGCTCTGCCCTACTTTTTACCAGATCACCACTGTCACTTTTATATCTTAGTTGCTTGATTTTTTGGCGTTTTAGTAAAATTTTTAAAAGTAAAATAACTAAAAATAAAAGGAGTAAGATAGCTAAATTTTTAATATCCATAAGACAATCAATCCGGTGGCATATAGTTTTTCTTCATCGCCTCTTTTTTGCGTTTTTCAAGCTCATACGCGTCATTTAACGCATCTTCATCATCAAATTTCGTCCCGTCAAGAAATTTTCTATAATCCTCAAACTGCTTGTTTTTAATCCCCCAAATAACGCCAAAAAGTGCAAATGCACCAAGCACGACTGATATTAATAGCATAGTGGCTAAGACAATGTTATCCATTAAAAACCTTTTTTTATTCTTAGAGAATTTAGCACAACAATTACTGAGCTAAATGACATCGAAATCGCCGCAAATAGTGGGATAATAAGCCCCAAAATCGCAAGTGGAATGGTAAAAGCGTTGTAAATTAGCGAAAAGGCAAGGTTTTGTTTTATCGCATTTAACGTTCTTTTTGAGATTAAAATCGCCTGTTTTAATGCTACTAAATCATCGCTAAGTAGCACCACATCGCTTCGCTCCAAACTCACATCAGCCCCACTACCCATACACACGCCAACCTCAGCATAGCTCATCGCCAAAGTATCGTTTATGCCGTCTCCAACCATTAAAATTCTCTTGCCTTGTGCCTGTAAATCTTTAACAAATTGGGCTTTAAAATCGGGCAAGGCGTTAGATTTAAACTCATCTATACCAAGCTTTAAGGCTACGGATTTTGCTGGGTTTTCATTATCTCCAGTGAGCATAAAAACCTGCATTTTTAGAGCTTTAATAACGCTGATACACTCATTTGCATTCTCTCTTATCTCATCGCTTAAGCTAAACGTAGCGACTAATTTCTTATCAAAAGCGACAAAATAGCTTGTAGTCATGGCGTTTTCGCTTACTAAAATGCCGTTTTCACTCATAAATCTAGCACTTCCAGCAAGTAAAATTTTATCATCATAAACTGCACTTACGCCCTTTGCTGCTATCTCTTTTACATTTGTGATTGTGCTTTTTTGTGTGATTTTATCACTTAAAAATTTAGCTACAGCAACGCTTACTGGGTGTTTTGAGGTGTTTGCTATGGCAAAAATGACGTTTAAATCAAAACTAGCACTAAAATCATCTACTTTTAAAATGCCTTTTGTAAGTGTGCCAGTCTTATCAAATACGACAGTGTCGCACTTTGCTAGTGTTTCAATAATCCTTGCCTCTTTAAAAATAATTTTGTTTTTAAGCCCGACTCCAAGACCAACAAGAGTGCTAACAGGAGTAGCAAGTGCCAATGCACAAGGACAGGCGATTACTACGACCGAGATTGAGATGATTAGTGCTCTTTCAAAGCTATTTGCGTCTTGTAAAAATGGGCTTATAAAGCCAAAACCTCCAAAAAAATACCAAAAAATAAATGTCAAGATCGCAATAAAAATAATAGTGAGCGAAAATTTTGCTGAAATTTGATTTGCAAACTGCTCAATGTGTGGCTTTTTTAGGTTTGCGTTTTCAAGCATTGTGATGATTTTATTTAAGAGTGAATTTTTAAACTCCGCACTTGCTACGTACTCAACATATCCATCAAGGCATATCGCACCACTTTTTAACTCATCTTTTTTTCCAGCAAACACCGGCACACTCTCGCCGCTAATCCTAGAGTAGTCAAAACTAGCCTCGCCACTTGCAATAACGCCGTCAATTAGCACCTTATCACCTGCTTTTAAAACAAGCGTGTCACCAACTTTTATCTCGTTTATATCCTTATAAACGCACTCATCGCCAACTTTAACCAAAACTTCGCTAATTACCATTGAACTAAGGCTATCAACCGTGTCATTTGCACGTTTTTTGCTTAAAATTTCAAGAAATTTGCCAACAAAAACAAAGGTAATAATCATCGCAACCGAATCAAAATAGACCTCTCCTTGACGCGAAAACATCGCCCATACCGAATAGATGTAAGTCAAACTCGCACCCGTTGCAATAAGCATATCCATATTTGGCATTTTTGTTTTAAAAGCGACCACATAACCCCTAAAAAACGCACCGCCAGTGTAAAAAAGCACCGGCGTAGCCAGGATAAACTCGGCAAAATTTAAAATATCACGCACACTCTTATCCATACCCAAAAAATAGCCAGAGTATTGTGCAATTGCTATCCACATTATATTCATCACACAAAATACGCCAACTAGCAGTTTTATGTAAAACTCACGCCGTTTTGCGTCTAAAACTGCCTCCTGACGACTTGCGTCATAGGCGTAGGCATTGTAGCCAATTTGGCTGATTTTATTTAAAATTTCAGCCAGTTTTATCTCATCATCGTTCCAAACGATAGTGGCTTTGTTGTTTGTGGCATTAATACTTGCCTCTAAAATTCCCTTTGTAGAAAACAGCACCTTTTCATTTAGCCAAATACAAGCCGAGCAGTGAATGCCCTCGATCACAAGGTTGATTTTACAAATTCCATTTTCATTTTTTACGTAGTTTTTGTATAAATTTTTAATGGCTTCATCGGTCGTTTTTTTAAGGTTATTTGCTGGATTTAGGCTGTTTTTGCCAAGTCTTGCATAAAACTCATCAAGTCCGTTTGAGTGTAAAATTTCATACACGCTTTGACAGCCAACACAGCAAAATTTCTGACCTTGTGTGCCGTCAATCATCGAATTTTCATCAAAACTAAGTTTGCAGTGAGAGCATTTAATTTTTGCCATTAAGTTACATTTTGCTTTCAAATTTAGATTTTTAATTATACGTAATTTTCTCTTAATTTTTTAAAAAATGATCATAATCTATGAAAATTCTCTATCAATCACAATAAAAATTTCAAAACCGCCAAAACGCTCTGACACACGCTTTTCTATCTCTTTTCTTAGCTGTGCTAAATTTTGCTCTTTAAAATCAACAACCACATCAAACCTTATACGCTTTTGCTTTAAATCTATAAAAAAAGCGTGAATGCTTAAAATACTTTTTAAATCGCTAAGTGCGTTTATGACACACTCTTTAGCATTATTTTGCCCTAAGTTTATGCTATAAATTCCAAAGACTAGATATATTCGGTAGCGGTTATAAATCTTAATTTGAAGCTCATTTAGCTTAGAAGATATATCTGAAATTTTTAAATGCTCATCAACCTCAACATTTATAGAGCCGACATAACGCTCAACGCCGTAATTATGCAGTATCAAATCATAAGCACCAAGCACGATTTCACACTCCTTTACAGCCATATAAACCTTTTGACTTACCTCCTGCTCAACACGAACGCCAATTATCTTGTCAAATGTCTGTTTTATAAGCACTATTCCATTAAAAATGATAAATCCAGAAGCTAAAATTCCAGCCCAGCCATCTATAAAAATTCCATAAAAATAAGAGACCCCAGCAGAGATTAGTATTATAAACGATATAATCGCATCACCAAACGCTTCAGCACCAACTGCTTTTAAAGATATTGACTCCGTATCATTGCCGACTTTTTTATAAATTTTGGCTATTAGAAATTTTAAAATCATTGCAAAAGCCAAAAACAAAATAGCAACAAACTCAAAATTTGTCTGTTTTGGCTCTATGATGACCTCGACTGACGCCTTTAGAAAATTTAGCCCAAGCATTAAAACTATAACTGAAACGATAAGACCGCCTATATACTCGGTTCTACCATATCCGTAAGGGTGGTTTTCATCAGGAAGCTTGGTTGCTAGTTTTGAGCCAAAAATGGTTATGACGCTAGAAAATGCGTCGCTAATGTTATTTATAGCGTCTGAAATAACAGCAACAGAGTTTGAGGCAAGAGCGATTAAAATTTTTATACTTGCTAAAAAAATATTTAAAACTATGCCAAGCAAAGCTGTTTTTATGATGATTTTCTCACGCTTTTCATCTTTAAAATTCATCATCTTAAATCCTTTAAATTTAAAGTGCGATTATAAAATTTTCTTGACAAGAAAGCAAATTTTTTATACAATGACGGCTTTCAAAGACTTCATTTTGAAACTTAAATTTCTACATTTTTATATCCAAAATTTTAAAGAGGAATAATGGAAAATAACTCAAATCAGGCAAATGAAAGCCAAAAAGAAAAAACCACAAAAAAACACACAAACAACACTCGCACACATATCCCGGTTGATGGACACAAGATCGAAGAGCTTAGGACGCTTGACCTTGAAAATTTAGTCCAAATCGCAAATAGTGTAGGAGTTGAAAATCCAAGGGAGTTTCGTCGCCAAGATTTGATTTTTGAAATTTTAAAAACACAGACAAAACAGGGCGGTTTTATACTTTTTACCGGAATTTTAGAGGTTACAAATGAGGGTTATGGCTTTTTACGCTCGGTTGATGCAAACCTAAGCGATAGCTCAAATGACGCCTACGTTTCAAACTCGCAAATAAAAAAATTCGCACTTCGTGTCGGCGATATCGTAACAGGACAAGTTAGAGAGCCAAAAGATCAAGAAAAATACTACGCACTTTTAAAGATTGAAGCTGTAAATTATATGCCGCTTGCCGAGGCAAAAGAAAGACCGCTTTTTGACAACCTAACACCACTTTTTCCGACTGAGAAAATCCACCTTGAATACGATCCAATGAAGCTAACCGGACGTGTGCTTGACCTATTTACACCACTTGGCAAAGGTCAGCGTGGGCTTATAGTCGCACCTCCAAGAAGTGGTAAAACCGAGCTTATGAAAGAACTAGCTCACGGCATAGCCAAAAACCACCCAGAGGCACATTTGATGGTGCTTTTGGTTGATGAAAGACCAGAAGAGGTTACCGATATGCAACGCTCTGTTAAGGGCGAGGTGTTTAGCTCTACTTTTGACTTGCCAGCACTTAATCACGTCCGCGTGGCTGAGCTTGTCATAGAAAAGGCAAAGCGTCTGGTTGAAATGGGTAAAGATGTCATCATCTTACTTGATAGCATTACGCGTCTAGCACGTGCTTATAACACCGTTACACCGCCAAGTGGCAAGGTTTTAACGGGTGGCGTTGATGCAAACGCACTTCACAAGCCAAAACGCTTCTTTGGTGCAGCACGCAACATAGAACACGGCGGTAGCCTAACAATCATCGCAACGGCATTAATTGACACTGGCTCACGTATGGATGAGGTTATTTTTGAGGAATTTAAAGGCACTGGCAACAGCGAAGTTGTGCTTGATAGAAATATCTCTGACCGCAGAATTTACCCTGCTATAAATGTGCTAAAATCAGGCACAAGAAAAGAAGAGCTACTTCAAAAACCTGACGAGCTTCAAAAAATTTGGGCTATTCGCACGGCAATTGCCTCTATGGATGATGTTGAAGCGCTTAAATTCTTATACGCAAAAATGCTAAAAACAAAAGATAATAAAGAGCTACTTTCTATTTTAAATGAGTAAAACAAAGGGCGTTTAATCGCTCTTTTCTTTAAATTTTTCAATATCAGCTTTAATCACAGCTTCAATTTTGCTTAACTCTTCGTAGTTTTGCTTACTCTTTATAATTAGTTCATCAAATTTAAATCCAAGCATTACGATTTTATAAAGGTTTAGCTTATGCTTTTGTCAGTTGTAAAGCGTAGCGACATTAATATCTAAAAGATAGGTGCTAAAATCGGTGGCGAATACGCACTTGATACATACAACGCGATAGAATTTGGCATAAAAGCTGATAGAACAGACTATGGTAAAATCGACAAATTCGAGCTTAAAGATATAAAAGAAACAAACGTGAGCTTATATCTAGGATACACTTACAAATTCTAAATTTAGGGCTAAAAATAGCCCTAAATTTACCTCTTTAAATCAAATTATTTATTCGTAGAACGATACAAAGGGTGCTGATAGTCGCTTCTCTCGCAACCAGTCAGAGCAAAAGTAGAAAATAAAAATAGTGTCAAAAAAATAACTTTTTTCATTTTTTTACCTTAAATTTTGTTTTTGGCTGATTATATCAAAAATTTATGCGATTTTTAGTAAAATCCAGGCAAAAAATAAAGGAAAAAATTTGCAAGCACTAGCACTCAAGTATCGCCCCAAAAATTTTGACGAGTTAATAGGTCAAGAATCCGTAAGCAAAAGCCTAGCACACGCACTAGATGAGAGCAGACTCGGTCACGCTTATCTATTTTCAGGGCTTAGAGGAAGTGGCAAAACATCAAGTGCTAGGATATTTTCAAAGGCTTTAGTTTGCGAAAATGGTCCGACCTCAAGACCTTGCGAAATATGTGCTCACTGCCAAATGGCAAATGAGGGTAGGCACATCGATATCATCGAAATGGACGCGGCTAGTCACCGAAAGATAGACGATATAAGAGAGCTTATCGAGCAGACAAAATACGCTCCAGCTTCGGCCAGATTTAAAATTTTCATTATCGACGAGGTGCATATGCTTACAAAAGAGGCATTTAACGCACTTTTAAAGACATTAGAAGAACCACCGTCATACGTAAAATTCATACTTGCCACGACCGATCCGCTAAAGCTACCAGCGACAGTTCTATCTCGCACACAGCACTTTAGATTTAAGCAAATAAGCAGACTAAATATCCTAAAACACTTGCAATTTATCCTAAGCAAAGAGGGTATAAACTATGAGAACGAGGCGTTAGAAATTTTAGCTAGATCTGGCTCTGGCTCACTTCGTGATACACTAACTCTACTAGATCAAGCTATCATTTTTAGCACGGCTCATATCACGCAAAGCTCGGTAGCTTCTATGCTAGGGCTACTTGATCCTAGTCGTATCGAGCAAATTTTACAAACAATCATAAGCTCAGACAGACAGGCGTTAAAAACGCTTATACTAGAGCTAGAAAGCTATGAGCCTGATATGATTATAGATGAGATTATCGCCAATCTAAAAGAGAAATTTATAAACAACGATCCAAATTTTTCGCTACTTGTTTATGAGCGGTTTTTTAGAATTTTAGCTCAAGCAAAAACTATGCTAAATACGACTAGTGACAATGGTTTTGTACTTAGCATTATGCTATTTATGATGATGGAAGCGTTAAATTTACAAAGCATAGATGAGGCCATAAGCCAGGCAAAAAGTCAAATAAAACCAGAAACGCAAACGATTCAAATCGCACAAAAAGAGCCAGAGCAAACCAAAACCACGAGAAGTGATGATAAATATCAGCAATTTATAACTAAAATTTACGATAGAGATTTTGACCTTGGAGAGTGCTTTAAACGTAGCGTTGAGTTTATCAGCTTTGATAATCAAACACTAAAACTTTGCACACCTGCAAGTGGCAATGATAGGGAAATTTTAGTTAGTAGATTTAAGATTATAAACCAAATTTGCAAAGAAATTTTTGGCGAACAGACCAAAATAGACGCACAAAAAAAAGAGATGCAAACCACAAACGAGCTAGATAGCCTTAAAGATGAGCTTAAAAATTTACAATCTAGCAAAGAGCCACAAGCACAAGCACAAATGCCACAAAGAGCTGAAAATACCACAACTCTTTTGGATTTAAATGCCTCAAAAAGTAAAGAGGAATTAGAGGCATTAAAGCAAAATTCTATATTAAATGAAGCAAGAACGCTATTTGGCGAACCAAGAATACAAAATGACTAAAATTTAGCTTTAAATAAGTTTTTATTCTGTATAATACTAACTTCAATTTAACTACGGGTTCATAGCTCAGTTGGTTAGAGCATCCGGCTCATAACCGGATGGTCCCAGGTTCGAGTCCTGGTGAACCCACCATTTGTAATTTTCCAAAGCATTTCAGTTTATTTCAAAATCTTTCAAAAAGTACGATAAAAAGGTGGTTTTATTGCCTTTTATTTATCTCTTTTTATTACAATTACTTTCAATATTTTGCAACATTTTTCACAAGTTTTTACGGATATTTTAGCGGACTAAAAAATATCCGTAAAAAGATAAGATATACCAAAGATAAATGCACCGCTTAGCGATACAGCAATTAAAGCATTAAAACCAAAGATAAAATCCAATAGCCAAAATGATAGTAACTATCTGTTTTGTAGTTTGCTTAGTAAAGATAGGGTAATGAGTAAATACGCTAAATATGGCTGTAATACGACAGTAAAAGTACTCGGTGTTACATCTACGGTTTTTGCAATGATTTCTGCTTTAGCAAATGAAACTTCAGAGATAGCGTTTTTGGCGGGGATTTTGTTGGGTTGCTGGTGACGCCACTTTCAAAAATCAGCCGAATAAAACTTTACGTTTGAGTATAAAAACACAAAGTGTTTTAGATTTATTAAGATAGAAGTGGTTAACTTACCACTTCTATGCAATTATAAAGATGACGCCTATTTTGCGCCAATAGGTGTTAAAATCTTAGCCGGTCTATTTTCAGGCATTATCGCCCAAAGTTTTGGCAAGCCTATGTTAAAGCCTTGTCTTAGCTGGCACTTATCTATGCCTATTAACTGCCAAGGGAAAAGCTCAGGATTCTCAAATGTACTTATACATTCATTGCCGCCTAGCACGAGCGATCTTATCTGAACCGCGTCTGTGGTGGTAGGGATTAGTTGAAACACGGTTTCAAATTTGCCACGTTCAAGGTCATCGGCACAACTTTTTAATCCAAAAAATCCACTCTCTTGTATAGCTAAGCACGTATCAATATTACTAGCATTTACAAACTGAATATACTCGAAATTCAGATATCTAAAGTGATCTACTTTTTTAATGTTTGATATCATGCTTGGCACAAATGCTTTAACTTCACGGATATTCCAGTTAAGATTCTCGCCTCTTTGAGCAAAATTTACTATCAAAGGCATACCAGTATCAAGCGATCTTAAACTAAGCACAAGAGTAAATGGATCGCTTGGAATGCTTGGTTGCTTAGGCGAATTATCCACAGGATTTACTGGAGTTGGTATCCTATCTGGCGCTTTGCTTTCATTTGGAGCTAGCAAGGTGTTATTGCTAGAAGTTCCAAAGCTTAAATTTGTTGTTAAGAAACCACCTTTAGCTGTAAGCAGCCTTGTTTCTTTGGCACCGCATCCACTTATGCTTAACACCATAAATATGGCAAACAAAAATGATAGTAGGTTTTTATTAATCATATTATTTTTCATTGAAATCTCCCAAATGTTATAGGAAAGTGATCGCTTGCTAAGTGCGATCTAAATCCACTAAAAAATACACTAGCTGCAATTTGAGGCAAAGGGGCTGGAGTTACGGCTCTATTTGAGTTGCCTATCACAGCGTAATCAAGCGTCCTTCTAGCACTAACTTGAGTAATGGCGCTATTTGTAATTATCCTAGTTCTTAGCCTTAGCTCCAACTCAAGAAATGGAAGCAACTCCCCTGGCTCCCTGTTAAAATCGCCCATTATCATCCAGTTTGAGTTTATTAGCCTTGGCATACTTCTAAAAAATCTATCCACACTATGAACTATCGCCGAAGCATCGGGTCCTCCACTAGCTAAGGCATGTATACTAAAGAACACGTCAGTTCTTAGCCTAATACCCAAAATAGGTCTTGAAAGCGTTGTGGGTGGCGGTAGTAAAAATACTTCATCGGCTGGATTTGTGCTAACTAGAGCTAAATTTACCCTATTAGCCCCAAGGTCCGTTCTAGCATAATATATAAAAACGAAGCTAGGGCGAATGTTTGTTCCTAAATTCCATATATTCTCAGTTACCATAGTGCCGTTAATATCAAATACTCTGCCCGTAGGTCTTGCAGTTTGTGGTA comes from the Campylobacter mucosalis genome and includes:
- the glnA gene encoding type I glutamate--ammonia ligase, whose protein sequence is MGKFVNSVDEFFSFCKEHEVAFVDFRFTDMNGTWHHVSYTMKAVNKDMFENGVPFDASSFGGWQPIHRSDMIFIPEAQTAFLDPFTADVTIVVFCDVFDIYKGQMYEKCPRSIAKKAMAHLKETGLGDVAYFGPENEFFVFDNVKIVDKSNCAMYEVDTEEGEWNDSRDFKDSYNTGHRPRTKGGYFPVQPVDSMVDLRAEMVNVLEQVGLETFVVHHEVAQGQGEIGVKFGTLVEAADNVQIYKYVVKMVAHLNGKTATFMPKPLYGDNGSGMHVHQSIWKDGKNLFYSAEGYCKLSDMARHYIGGVLKHARSVAAFTNPSTNSYKRLIPGFEAPSILTYSSQNRSASVRIPYGSGEKSVRAEMRFPDSTACPYLAFTAMLMAGIDGIKNKTEPVGPMDENLFKLTLDEIREKGIEQLPHTLRGSLEALIRDNAYLKPVMTDEFIDTFQHYKFETQVWPYEARPTAYEFKTCYSC
- a CDS encoding LysE/ArgO family amino acid transporter; the protein is MEAFFSGFGTSLSLILAIGAQNAFVLKQGILKQNVFIICLICAISDAVLIFGGILGLGYIIEKFPAIKQIAIYGGFCFLFCYGIKSFYTAFKLKHALNFDDKPTHGVRKTILLTLAFTWLNPHVYLDTMLLIGSVSAGFGNKNLIFGYGAACASFVFFFTLGYASRLLSPFFKKPLSWKILEIFVGILMIFLAFVLLFTDI
- a CDS encoding cbb3-type cytochrome oxidase assembly protein, with amino-acid sequence MDNIVLATMLLISVVLGAFALFGVIWGIKNKQFEDYRKFLDGTKFDDEDALNDAYELEKRKKEAMKKNYMPPD
- a CDS encoding heavy metal translocating P-type ATPase; translation: MAKIKCSHCKLSFDENSMIDGTQGQKFCCVGCQSVYEILHSNGLDEFYARLGKNSLNPANNLKKTTDEAIKNLYKNYVKNENGICKINLVIEGIHCSACIWLNEKVLFSTKGILEASINATNNKATIVWNDDEIKLAEILNKISQIGYNAYAYDASRQEAVLDAKRREFYIKLLVGVFCVMNIMWIAIAQYSGYFLGMDKSVRDILNFAEFILATPVLFYTGGAFFRGYVVAFKTKMPNMDMLIATGASLTYIYSVWAMFSRQGEVYFDSVAMIITFVFVGKFLEILSKKRANDTVDSLSSMVISEVLVKVGDECVYKDINEIKVGDTLVLKAGDKVLIDGVIASGEASFDYSRISGESVPVFAGKKDELKSGAICLDGYVEYVASAEFKNSLLNKIITMLENANLKKPHIEQFANQISAKFSLTIIFIAILTFIFWYFFGGFGFISPFLQDANSFERALIISISVVVIACPCALALATPVSTLVGLGVGLKNKIIFKEARIIETLAKCDTVVFDKTGTLTKGILKVDDFSASFDLNVIFAIANTSKHPVSVAVAKFLSDKITQKSTITNVKEIAAKGVSAVYDDKILLAGSARFMSENGILVSENAMTTSYFVAFDKKLVATFSLSDEIRENANECISVIKALKMQVFMLTGDNENPAKSVALKLGIDEFKSNALPDFKAQFVKDLQAQGKRILMVGDGINDTLAMSYAEVGVCMGSGADVSLERSDVVLLSDDLVALKQAILISKRTLNAIKQNLAFSLIYNAFTIPLAILGLIIPLFAAISMSFSSVIVVLNSLRIKKGF
- a CDS encoding cation diffusion facilitator family transporter yields the protein MMNFKDEKREKIIIKTALLGIVLNIFLASIKILIALASNSVAVISDAINNISDAFSSVITIFGSKLATKLPDENHPYGYGRTEYIGGLIVSVIVLMLGLNFLKASVEVIIEPKQTNFEFVAILFLAFAMILKFLIAKIYKKVGNDTESISLKAVGAEAFGDAIISFIILISAGVSYFYGIFIDGWAGILASGFIIFNGIVLIKQTFDKIIGVRVEQEVSQKVYMAVKECEIVLGAYDLILHNYGVERYVGSINVEVDEHLKISDISSKLNELQIKIYNRYRIYLVFGIYSINLGQNNAKECVINALSDLKSILSIHAFFIDLKQKRIRFDVVVDFKEQNLAQLRKEIEKRVSERFGGFEIFIVIDREFS
- the rho gene encoding transcription termination factor Rho — encoded protein: MENNSNQANESQKEKTTKKHTNNTRTHIPVDGHKIEELRTLDLENLVQIANSVGVENPREFRRQDLIFEILKTQTKQGGFILFTGILEVTNEGYGFLRSVDANLSDSSNDAYVSNSQIKKFALRVGDIVTGQVREPKDQEKYYALLKIEAVNYMPLAEAKERPLFDNLTPLFPTEKIHLEYDPMKLTGRVLDLFTPLGKGQRGLIVAPPRSGKTELMKELAHGIAKNHPEAHLMVLLVDERPEEVTDMQRSVKGEVFSSTFDLPALNHVRVAELVIEKAKRLVEMGKDVIILLDSITRLARAYNTVTPPSGKVLTGGVDANALHKPKRFFGAARNIEHGGSLTIIATALIDTGSRMDEVIFEEFKGTGNSEVVLDRNISDRRIYPAINVLKSGTRKEELLQKPDELQKIWAIRTAIASMDDVEALKFLYAKMLKTKDNKELLSILNE
- a CDS encoding DNA polymerase III subunit gamma/tau, producing MQALALKYRPKNFDELIGQESVSKSLAHALDESRLGHAYLFSGLRGSGKTSSARIFSKALVCENGPTSRPCEICAHCQMANEGRHIDIIEMDAASHRKIDDIRELIEQTKYAPASARFKIFIIDEVHMLTKEAFNALLKTLEEPPSYVKFILATTDPLKLPATVLSRTQHFRFKQISRLNILKHLQFILSKEGINYENEALEILARSGSGSLRDTLTLLDQAIIFSTAHITQSSVASMLGLLDPSRIEQILQTIISSDRQALKTLILELESYEPDMIIDEIIANLKEKFINNDPNFSLLVYERFFRILAQAKTMLNTTSDNGFVLSIMLFMMMEALNLQSIDEAISQAKSQIKPETQTIQIAQKEPEQTKTTRSDDKYQQFITKIYDRDFDLGECFKRSVEFISFDNQTLKLCTPASGNDREILVSRFKIINQICKEIFGEQTKIDAQKKEMQTTNELDSLKDELKNLQSSKEPQAQAQMPQRAENTTTLLDLNASKSKEELEALKQNSILNEARTLFGEPRIQND
- a CDS encoding cytolethal distending toxin subunit B family protein; the encoded protein is MKKLIILLALFSTTLVFGAIDDFKTATWNMQGSSASSEAKWSVSVRQMFSGDNGLDVLAVQEAGSLPQTARPTGRVFDINGTMVTENIWNLGTNIRPSFVFIYYARTDLGANRVNLALVSTNPADEVFLLPPPTTLSRPILGIRLRTDVFFSIHALASGGPDASAIVHSVDRFFRSMPRLINSNWMIMGDFNREPGELLPFLELELRLRTRIITNSAITQVSARRTLDYAVIGNSNRAVTPAPLPQIAASVFFSGFRSHLASDHFPITFGRFQ